A genomic stretch from Primulina huaijiensis isolate GDHJ02 chromosome 14, ASM1229523v2, whole genome shotgun sequence includes:
- the LOC140958023 gene encoding uncharacterized protein, whose product MNQNQFLIRDIPPRRIPESGGTSVSQMDVSETLMETQLTRFQSFQPPILKGTEMPVDCENWLEDIEMLFEFLGFTDDCRIKLIGHQLREVVRSWWLVTKEALEQRGPVITWKIFKVEFYQRFFPVSYRQDKGAEFANLKQGQLNIDEYLAQFFTLLRFTPHVARNDEAVCDLFIQGLNPEIRTLVNVKRPNNLADTLNKSKRA is encoded by the exons atgaatcagaaccaattcctgatcagag ATATACCTCCTCGACGAATTCCAGAATCAGGTGGTACTTCGGTTTCTCAGATGGATGTGTCAGAAACTCTGATGGAAACACAGTTAACGAGGTTTCAGTCGTTTCAACCGCCgattctgaagggtactgagatgCCAGTGGATTGTGAGAACTGGTTAGAGGATATAGAAATGCTATTTGAATTTCTTGGTTTTACTGATGATTGTAGaattaaactgattgggcaccagttacgAGAAGTCGTAAGGAGTTGGTGGCTGGTAACCAAAGAAGCCTTAGAACAGCGTGGTCCAGTGATTACgtggaaaatttttaaagtggaattctatcaaagattcTTTCCCGTATCATACAGACAGGATAAAGGTGCAGAGTTTGCAAATCTGAAACAAGGTCAATTGAATATTGATGAGTACTTAGCCCAGTTCTTTACCTTGCTACGTTTTACCCCTCACGTGGCTAGAAATGATGAAGCTGTATGTGATCTGTTCATCCAAGGATTGAATCCAGAGATACGTACATTGGTAAATGTGAAACGACCAAATAATCTTGCTGATACCTTGAACAAATCCAAAAGAGCATAA